In the genome of Caloranaerobacter ferrireducens, the window TAAAAGAACTTATTAGAGAAAAAGGGAAATTAAGTTATGAAGAAACTATTGATATAGCTATACAGATAGCTAGAGCATTAAGCCATGCTCATAAAAATCATATAGTTCATCGAGATATAAAACCTCATAATATTTTAGTGTCTGAAGATGGAAAAATCAAAGTTACAGATTTTGGAATAGCTAAAGCAGCTACTACTTCTACAGTTACTAATACTAGTAATGTAATTGGTTCTGTTCATTATTTCTCACCTGAGCAAGCAAGAGGAGGATATACAAATGAAAAATCAGACATATATTCTTTAGGTATAGTAATGTATGAAATGGTTACAGGCAGGGTGCCTTTTGAAGGCGATAGTCCTATTTCAGTTGCTATTAAGCATATACAAGAAGATATTGTTACTCCAAGACAATTTGTTCAGACTATTCCAGAAAGTTTAGAAAAAATCATTTTAAAATGTGTTGAAAAGGACCAAAGTTTGAGATACGATAGTGCTGAAGAATTATTAAAGGATCTTGAAAAAGCTAAAGAATCAAGAGATGGAAGTTATATAGAAATTAATAATTTTGATGATTCACCTACACGAGTAATTCCAGTGATAAAGGATGATATGCTTATGGATAAAAGAAGTAATAACAAGAATAAAAATAAAAATAAAAATAAAAAGAATAAGAATAAGTCAAATAAAGTAATAACAATTTTTGCGATATTATTAGCATTAATCTTTACTACTGCTTTAGCTGTAGGTTTTTTATACATTAAAGATTATTTGTTTGTTGAAGAAGTGGATGTACCTTTAATTATTGGTTTGCATGAGGATGTTGCAAAGCAGAAGATTGAAAGTTTAGGTCTAAAGTTTGTTGTTAAGAAAAGAGTTTATAATAAAGATTATAAAGAAGGATATATCATATCACAGAATATCGATCCTGAAGACAAGGTAAAAATAGGTTATCCAATAGAAGTAGTTGTAAGTAAAGGTGAGAAATTAGTAAGAGTGCCTGATTTACTTAATAAATATTCTAGTGATATTGAAGTGGCTTTAAGTGAAGTTGGTCTTAAAAAAGGTAATATTGATTATAAGTTTAGTGATATTTATCCTGAAGGGATAATAATTAGTCAAAAACCTGAACCATTATCAATGGTTCCAGAGGGTACTGAAATAGATTTTGTAATTAGTCAAGGGCCAGAAATAAGTTATGTAATTATGCCTAATCTAATTGGTTTAAATTTAGAAAATGCCAAGAGAGAAATTATATCTAAAGGATTTGTTTTAGGAGAAGTAAAATATGAGTCCAATAATGATATTCCAAAGGATTTAGTAGTATGGCAAAGCTATCCAGCAGGGGCTGAAGTTGAAGAAAATACTACAGTTGATTTAATTGTAAGTAGTGGGCCAAGCACGGCAGGACAGAATGATAATAATTTAACAGAAAATAATGAGGATATAAATGAAAAAGATCAAGTGGCTCAGGATGAACAAGATAATATACAAGAGCAAGAAAAAGTTTTGCAGTTAATTATTCCTCTTCCACAAGATAGGGAAAAAGTAGAAGTGAAAATATATAAGATACAAGGACAATCTAAAGAGGTTATATATAATAAAGTTCATGAAACCAAAGAAGAGCGAATATCTGTAACTATTTCAGGAAAAGGTGAGGTTAAATATGAAATATATTATGATGGAGAATTTTATGAACAGAAAGTTATTAACTTCTAAGGAGGTTAGTTAATGCTAGAAGGGATAATTATTAAAGGAATAGGAGGTTTTTATTACGTAAAGGTTGATAATAAAGTATATGAATGTAGAGCTAGAGGGGTTTTTAGAAAAAAGAAAATTACTCCATTAGTAGGGGATAGAGTAAGAATAAGAATTTCACGTGAAGATAATACAGGTTTTATTGAAGAAATTTTTGAAAGAAAAACTGAGTTATTTAGACCTCCTGTTGCAAATGTAAATCAAGTTATAATAGTTTTTGCAGCAAAAAGTCCAGATCCAAATTTATGGTTATTAGATAGATTTTTACTTCTAGCAGAATCTAAAGATTTAGATATAGTTATTTGCTTCAATAAAATAGATTTAATATCAAAAGAAGAATTAAATTTTCTAAATGGTATTTACTTGAATGCAGGATATAAAGTTATTAATACAAGTTGTATTTTAGGAGTCGGAGTTGATGAATTAAGATATACATTAGTAGATAAGATAACAGTTTTTGCAGGACCTTCAGGAGTTGGAAAATCAACCCTACTTAATAGTATACAGCCTGATTTGCAGTTAAAAACAGGGGAAGTTAGCCATAAGACTAATAGGGGCAGACATACTACTAGAAGAGCAGAGTTATTAGAGTTAGACGTAGGAGGTTGGGTGGTTGATACTCCTGGCTTTAGCTCATTAAATATTGATTTTATGAAAGAAGAAGATTTAGGTTTATATTTTAGAGAAATTAATGAGTTTAGTGGAGATTGTAGGTTTGTGGGCTGTAGGCATTATAAAGAACCTGATTGCTCTGTTAAGAAAGCGGTTGAAGAAAATAAGATTAGTAAGACTAGATATGATAATTATCTGATGTTTTTGGAGGAACTTAGGAAAAATAGGAGGTATTAGATATGGTTAAAATAGCACCATCAATTTTGTCAGCAGATTTCAGTAGATTAGGTCAAGAAATAAAGAAGGCAGAAGAGGGCGGAGCTGATTTAATACACCTAGATGTTATGGATGGGAGATTTGTACCTAATATTACTATTGGACCACCAGTTATTAAATATTTAAGAAAAGTAA includes:
- the rsgA gene encoding ribosome small subunit-dependent GTPase A: MLEGIIIKGIGGFYYVKVDNKVYECRARGVFRKKKITPLVGDRVRIRISREDNTGFIEEIFERKTELFRPPVANVNQVIIVFAAKSPDPNLWLLDRFLLLAESKDLDIVICFNKIDLISKEELNFLNGIYLNAGYKVINTSCILGVGVDELRYTLVDKITVFAGPSGVGKSTLLNSIQPDLQLKTGEVSHKTNRGRHTTRRAELLELDVGGWVVDTPGFSSLNIDFMKEEDLGLYFREINEFSGDCRFVGCRHYKEPDCSVKKAVEENKISKTRYDNYLMFLEELRKNRRY
- the pknB gene encoding Stk1 family PASTA domain-containing Ser/Thr kinase: MKGKLLGDRYEIVEKIGSGGMALVYKAKCRLLNRYVAVKVLRTEFINNEEFINKFRRESQAAASLSHPNIVNIYDVGVEDDIYYIVMEYVKGKTLKELIREKGKLSYEETIDIAIQIARALSHAHKNHIVHRDIKPHNILVSEDGKIKVTDFGIAKAATTSTVTNTSNVIGSVHYFSPEQARGGYTNEKSDIYSLGIVMYEMVTGRVPFEGDSPISVAIKHIQEDIVTPRQFVQTIPESLEKIILKCVEKDQSLRYDSAEELLKDLEKAKESRDGSYIEINNFDDSPTRVIPVIKDDMLMDKRSNNKNKNKNKNKKNKNKSNKVITIFAILLALIFTTALAVGFLYIKDYLFVEEVDVPLIIGLHEDVAKQKIESLGLKFVVKKRVYNKDYKEGYIISQNIDPEDKVKIGYPIEVVVSKGEKLVRVPDLLNKYSSDIEVALSEVGLKKGNIDYKFSDIYPEGIIISQKPEPLSMVPEGTEIDFVISQGPEISYVIMPNLIGLNLENAKREIISKGFVLGEVKYESNNDIPKDLVVWQSYPAGAEVEENTTVDLIVSSGPSTAGQNDNNLTENNEDINEKDQVAQDEQDNIQEQEKVLQLIIPLPQDREKVEVKIYKIQGQSKEVIYNKVHETKEERISVTISGKGEVKYEIYYDGEFYEQKVINF